The sequence AGTTCTGAGTTAAAGAAAAGTGGAAACACTTATGAATAAGGCCTCTGAAGCATGAGGGAGTCAATGGAGACGAACTGAATCTGACACCaataaaggataaatataaatatgaaattggTTTAATTTGCATGATTATGTGAATTTTCTTCCACCATTGCCTGTCATTACTCCTATGACAGGAGTAAAAATTCAGCTGATGGGATAATAATATAACAAAGGCCATTGTAGgtcaagagagaaaagcaaatgagaaTGCTGGTAAGATAAGACAATATACTTGAAAGAATTCAGGGTTGGGTAGGAAGGGAGATGAAGCAAGAGATTTTGAGGGTTAAGAGCTTAGAAAAGTGCAGTGGGTTTAATTTAACAGGAGAGGACAGTGGATGAGAAAGTACAGCTGATACTTGAATAATGTGGGGGTTAGAGGTGCTGACCAtggcagttgaaaatccacataaaacTTTGTCTCCCCCAAAAATGTAACTAGTAGCCTACTGAACAGCAGCCTTACTAGTAACCATCAAGACATATTTtgaatgtattatatactgtattcttacaatgaagctagaaaaaatgttacttaaaaatcataagagaggggcccctggatagctcagttggttgggcgtctgccttttgctcaggtcatgatctcagggtcctgggattgagtcccacattgggctccctgccctgcttctccctctcactctgcctctccccctgcttatgtgctcgctctctctttctctctcagataaagaaaatattttttttaaaaaatcataagtggggacacctgggttgctcagtgggttgagcctctgccttcagcttgggtcatgatctcgggtcctgggactgagccccgtgttaggctccTTGCGGAGCCTTGATTTCctcgcctctctctgcctacttgtgatctctctctctctctcaaataaataaaatcttttaaaaaaaattgtaagagaaaatacatttatagcactGTAAAACATCTACATGTAATTGAaaccatgcagttcaaacccactattcaagggtcaaccgtataataaaaggaagaattttagaGTTTAAATTATCAGAGGTGACAAGAAGCCTGGGTTATATTCCTTAGGGGTGAGAAAAAGAACTAACTCAGAGATCATAGTGTTGAGTATCATATACACCCCCATGATGGTAACAAAAAGGAGCAGATATATGTGtgctagatgaaaaaaaaaaaatcattgaaaaaaggGGACTTAAGAAAACACAGACTAGGTGACAATTCCTAACAGTGAATAGTCACTGAAAGAGACTAGGTCTTTTTTAAGAGACTTATGATgagggttcctggctggctcagttggtagagcatatgactcttgatctcttgatctcagggttgtgagttcaagccccatattgagtgtagagattactttaaaaaaaagatatacaaggtaccttaaacattttattttttcataaaattgttaatattaagaaatttatttgGAATCACATTATTCCCTTAATTTTTTCACAGAGAATATTCCATCTATTGTGTAGTTCATCATCTTCTGGACATGTTCTATGTAAAATATTTGTTAGCATAGTAATTTCATTTGGGCAGAACTTACTGCCAATAAAACTTGAATTTAATTTGTCACATATTTCCAGTGGCAACCAATGATCAGGTGCTTCAATATTACAGATTTCAATCCTTCCATCCTTTatgtctataaatattttaatttccaagtgtGACTGTTCATATAATACATTAAAGGAAGTGTTTATACTAAACTTCGGAGTTTTGCCATATATCCACTCCCAGGTCTGTAGTTCTCTGGCTTTGTTATTTATTCCAGGAAACAGGGTCTCATCTGTTGGATTTATTAGATTGATATGGTTATCAATTTGATGATAAGCAGCATACTCTGCTGCAATAGCATTCATGAGTACTTCGCAGGTCAGAGTGGGAtctttttccaaaagattttttaCTATGGAAGGTATGCTTGCAGTGGCATTGCTCCTGATCCCTTGGTAAGGGCTCTTCAGCAAAGATGACAATGAGGTCCTATCGGTACTACATAATAAAGTGCAATGGTGATACGCAGTAGTCCGGCCAATTTTAGAAGCTGTTCCTGAGATTTTAAACTGCCCATCTAGCAAAAGGTCACATCTTTTGGTGGCCTGTATATCCAGCTGGGGTTGGACAGCATTCAGAGCCCTCACAACTAATTTTAGATTCTGCATTCTGTCGTACTTTTTTTTGGTTGTAAAGAAAGTCAAATTGATATTACCCATATCATGGTAGACTGTTCCTCCTCCACTTCTTCTCCGAGCCAGTTTCACACCTTCTTCTCTCATCAGATTCAGGTTGCACTCCTGCCAAGGATTCTGATGCCTGCCTATTACAACAGAAGGAGAATTTCTCCACAAGAAAAGAACCGGCTTGCCTTCTAGATTCACATGGTCATGGATCCAGTCTTCTACAGCCAGATTTTGATAAATATCACTGGAAACTGATTGGAAAATGAGCCcactttttactttgtttttaaacccAGCTGCTGGGACCTTGTAGTTACAAAGTAACTGGAAGCAGTTCTTCATGGAAAATGGGATcagcatgcttttaaaaatggaagactctggcacctgcgtggctcagttggttaagcatctgcctttggctcaggtcatgatcccagggtcttggtatcAAGTCCCGCATTCGGCTTCCTCATCCGTGgcgagcctggttctccctcttcttctgccgctcccctgcttgttctgtgaataaataaataaaatcttaaaaaaataataataaaaatggaagacaaaTTAATCgattgggaaaaagaaaaactattttctaGCTATTGATTCTTGGTCATTTTAGGTAAACTTTTCCAAGTATCCAGCcgcttttcttgtcttttagctTTATCCTTAGTCTTTAGCAACTCTATAAGAGtactcaaagaaaataaacaaagacaaaccTCAAATAATTTCAGTTGAAACAAAGGGCACAGAGTTTTCAAACAATAAATCTgcaaattcattatttaatatcTCAAAGCGAAACAAATTATCCTGAATTCACAGGTAATACATGTTCactgagaaaatacatataaaaagcaaaataaaagaatccATAATAACACCCTCTGTGGATAACCACAGTTCACACTTTGGTGTGTACCTTTTTTCTGTgcatgtgtaaacacacacacctcCAAATTGGAACCATACTGTTATTTCAATGTTAAAGCtatttttatatcagttttaATGTGTAATATCTCATTGTCATATATACCACAGTTTACTACCAGATCAGTCTCTTAGTTTGTAATTTTTGGGTTGTTTATAGTTTTCTGGTGTTATCAATGATATATTAATGAACATCTCTGTGGAAAGCTTTAATTTTGtccttaaaatacttaaaaaaaaattcctatatgACTTTGAGACTTGGTTTACTAAGTCTCAGTATAATTCAGTTacaatataattcttttatttagtttaatatttaattagaatAGACCCCCCCGAATTTAGGGGAAGAGGCCATTAGAGTATCCAGGTTATATGGAAAGGCTATGGACAATTTCATTATGTTTGGACACTTTACATGTTATTTTTGTTAGCAGTGCTGATGGCAACAGGCTGAAAATACTAGCTATAATAAGTATTTTGACTAGTATGTTTGTAAAGAAACCATTCTATTCCAACTCTATAACTTAGGAttctcataatttttctttagcATAAAGAACCGGGATAAAATGTGTTACTAAAGTTCAAAACTAGGTCAAAATCTTCCGTAGTTCAGTAGTGTCCGACAAGCACAAATAAGAGAGTCTTCATATTTTCATCACTCTTCATACATTTTGATAAATTACAGAaaagttaatttatattttctgtgtctAGAAAGGTCAGGAGAGGTTTAATAGAATGGTACTTGAATTGAGTCTCAAAATATGatggtgttggggcacctgggtgactcagtgggttaaagcctctgccttcgggtctggtcatgatctcagcgtcctgcctgccgaatcaggctctctgctcggcagggtgcctgattcccacccccccccccccgcctgcccctctgcctacttgtgatctctctgtgtcaaataaattaataaaatctttaaaaaaaaaaaaaaaggtgacatttgagtaaaGACTAAgagctcagtgagttaggccgagaacctactatgtgctagaaaCTGTTCTAGACACCTGAACACACAAACGAAAAGGCTCCCCTGAGGATGTAACATTTCAACTGAGCCCTGAAGGATAATCACACAAAGAATGGGGAAACAAAAGGATATCGGAAAAAACCCCAAGTGCCAGTTTATTAATTTACCAAGAGAACTGAAGGCTATCAGCTGGATCAGATCAGCCTGTCCAAATACTCTGTGTAGAACTACTGATAAGCCAACTTATCCTAAGTTTGGTAGGTGAAGACAGAAACTGAACAAAAGGACTTGAGTTATAGGACTTCAATGTCTGATGGGGTGAACCTTGAAAAAGCCACCTTCTCAACTTCTGGGCTCTGGAAAGATCCTGTTAAGAGCCAGGATATCCTCTCTCTCCAAGAGGAGGCCTGGATTCATCTGGGACAGATGCATCTCTCCTTTATTCAGTCCTTCAGTAACAGATCAGACCTCTAGCTGAATGATAGTCTTTAATTGCCAGGATATAGTCCAGCCTTGAAGGCCTGGTGAAACGCTGTTTCTTTAAATCAACTCTAAGTCAACTCTCACCATTTAATGAATGATTTTATCGTTTTTCCCCAGAGAACAACCCATGTTCTAGGGGGACACTTTGCTATCACCACTTTGCATTGTCAAACATGCTTCTTCAAtactgaaaagaaagcaaaaaataacaaTCCTATATATCGTCCTAGGTAGGCCCGGCTACTTCAAAACACCTTATTAAGTTATTCTCTCCCATCTTTGACAGTATGTAATTTATCCAGAGTCTCACGACGGTTATGTGCTTGTTTTATTTCGCCTTCTTGGCTCCCGGTGGGAATGCACAGAGCTGGCACCCAATACGTTTTAGGTTTTTACCCTCTAATGTTGGGGATACGCCGTACCTAACCGAGAAGTTAGGTCTTTTCAAGGGCCGAAAAGCACGGCATGGACACCACCGGCAGCCGCGGCCCGGGGCGGTGTGTGCGCACGACGCGGCCTTAGGGACCCatgcccccccccatcccccgttCCCTGTTCCCCGTCCCCCGTCCCCAAAAGGCTGCCTGCCCCAGCGCCCCGCGAGCCCCGCTTCCAGCTTCGCCCACCTGCTGCTTCCGGTGGCGCCCACGGCCACGCGCGGGTTCTGCGGGAGAAGGACGCGTGTGACCCAGCGGTCAGCAGGCAGCGAGCGCCGCCAGCCGGAAACGCCAAGAGGAGGAGGGGCTGCGCCGGGAGCCGGGGCGGGGCTGCGCCCCTCCGGCCTCGCTCTTCTCCGGCGTTCCGCGCTGGGGCTGGCGCTGCCCGCGGGGCTCCCGAGGGGCCTTTGGAGCCGCCCCGTCGGCGCCAAGCCAGAGTAGAGGCGGGGACGCAAGCCACGTTCCAATGGTAGGATGGAAAGTCAGAGCGCCCCCCGTTCCGATGGAGGTCCCCGTGTGACGGCGCAGAGCTAACAGTCACCGGGGCGAAGGTAGGAGGTTGGCTGGGTccagctggggggcggggagggcgctCGCGGAGCGAGGCCAGGGGGAGGGCGCCAGGAAGTCGGGGCCGTCAGCTCACTGGCCCCTCCAGGCTCCAGCAAACACCTCCTGAACTTGAGGCCTGGAACCAGGTCTTCACGCATCTGCTCATGGTGCAAAGATCACGTAACAACAGCTGGAAGCTGAGGAGACTGAAATCCGTTTTAAAAGATAGGTTGCATTTAAAGGAATAAACGCTGCTATTCCCAGTGGAGAGATGGTAACTGGTAGGAGGGGGTCAGAAAACACACACTTTGGGGCTAATGAATGTTACCCATCTGCGGCTGGCAAGAAAATACTTTCTGCCCAGCCAGATGGGGGCAATTCCTCCAGCAAGCCAAAGTTTCAGTTAACTATTGCCGCATAACAAACTGCCTCAAACATCAGCAGCTTAAAACGGCttatttctaacatttatatggTTTCACCCGAGCTTTATTCAACCAGGGTTGGCTGAACTGGAAGGTCCAGAATAGTCCTGAATATTCATGCCCTTGGCAGTTGACACTTAGTGGCTGCTGGGACATCTCAGATCAGGTGTAGCCTTGGAAGAGGCACTGCAGCCACAATTCTATTGTCCAGAGCAAGAGTCAGGCCGAAAATAAAGGGTGGAGCAGTGGACTCCACCTCTTAATGAGACGACCCCAAATAATTTGGAGTCATCTTTTTCAATCTTCCACAGAAGTGAAAATTTTCAGTTCGAATAGAAACTACCAAGACTTGTATCTTGGAATTAGAAGCTTCCAGGGTTCACAATTTGGTGACTCTGAGCGGGTCTCCCTAAAAAGCAACAATAAAGATACAGTGGCTCCTCATTTACCATTACCCTTTTGATTGAAGTCACTCTGAGCTCCTTCCTTGTATTATGCAGATGGAAAAAATTGGGTACAGAGTGAGCCCCAGGAGGAATTTTCCTAGTTATTAAAAATAGCCACACAGAACTGTTTCcctaaatttcatttctctgaaaatcCCATTCCCTCCTTTCTGCTTTGAGACTTTTgtcttttggttattttttttttttaagattttatttatttatttgacagagagagatcacaagtaggcagagagagatggagaagcaggctccctgcagagcagatagctggatgcagaacttgatcccaggaccctgagatcatgttctgagccgaaggcagaggcttaacacactgagccacccaggtgccacttttGTCCTTTGGTTATTCTTAACCCCTCTCCTACTGCACCTTCTCCACTGATGCTCAGATGTAAACTCTGACTCATCATAATCCTCCAGTGACCTCACTTCTTTTTCCACCTTTTATCCCATCTACTTCCCTTT comes from Mustela nigripes isolate SB6536 chromosome 7, MUSNIG.SB6536, whole genome shotgun sequence and encodes:
- the LIPT1 gene encoding lipoyltransferase 1, mitochondrial isoform X2; protein product: MLIPFSMKNCFQLLCNYKVPAAGFKNKVKSGLIFQSVSSDIYQNLAVEDWIHDHVNLEGKPVLFLWRNSPSVVIGRHQNPWQECNLNLMREEGVKLARRRSGGGTVYHDMVLEARKSKIKVLNGFGVSCGLSPWPADSCLLAVSSHHLSVIGEGAISKLTTPKAILKRAPGWLSQLSICLREGYPPTLLVGIQAGATTLENHVEVPQKTENRATL
- the LIPT1 gene encoding lipoyltransferase 1, mitochondrial isoform X1; the protein is MLIPFSMKNCFQLLCNYKVPAAGFKNKVKSGLIFQSVSSDIYQNLAVEDWIHDHVNLEGKPVLFLWRNSPSVVIGRHQNPWQECNLNLMREEGVKLARRRSGGGTVYHDMGNINLTFFTTKKKYDRMQNLKLVVRALNAVQPQLDIQATKRCDLLLDGQFKISGTASKIGRTTAYHHCTLLCSTDRTSLSSLLKSPYQGIRSNATASIPSIVKNLLEKDPTLTCEVLMNAIAAEYAAYHQIDNHINLINPTDETLFPGINNKARELQTWEWIYGKTPKFSINTSFNVLYEQSHLEIKIFIDIKDGRIEICNIEAPDHWLPLEICDKLNSSFIGSKFCPNEITMLTNILHRTCPEDDELHNRWNILCEKIKGIM